Genomic window (Leisingera methylohalidivorans DSM 14336):
GAATACCTGAACCAGTGTGAAGAGCTGGAAATCAAGGTGGCGCAGGGCGCCAAGCCCGGCGAGGGCGGACAGCTGCCGGGGATGAAGGTCACCGACCTGATTGCCCGACTGCGCCACTCGACCAAGGGTGTTACCCTGATCTCGCCGCCGCCGCATCACGATATCTACTCGATCGAGGATCTGGCCCAGCTGATCTATGACCTCAAGCAGATCAACCCGCGCTGCAAGGTGACGGTAAAGCTGGTGGCGTCTTCCGGCGTTGGTACCATTGCGGCCGGCGTGGCCAAGGCAAAAGCCGACGTAATCCTGATTTCGGGCCACAATGGCGGCACCGGGGCGTCGCCTGCTACCTCGATCAAATATGCGGGCCTGCCGTGGGAGATGGGCCTGACGGAAGCGCATCAGGTGCTGGCGATGAACAACCTGCGCGAGCGGGTGACCTTGCGTACCGACGGCGGCCTGCGCACCGGCCGCGATATTGTCATGGCCGCAATGCTGGGCGCCGAGGAATACGGCATTGGCACCGCGGCGCTAATCGCCATGGGCTGCATCATGGTGCGCCAGTGCCAGTCCAACACCTGCCCGGTTGGCGTCTGCACCCAGGACGAAGCGCTGCGCGGCAAGTTCACCGGAAATGCGGACAAGGTGGTGAACTTGATCACCTTCTATGCGCAGGAAGTGCGGGAGATCCTTGCCTCCATCGGTGCCCGCTCGCTTGACGAGGTGATCGGCCGCGCCGACCTGCTGGCGCAGGTGTCGCGCGGATCCGCGCACCTGGATGATCTGGATCTGAACCCGCTGCTGATCACCGTCGATGGTTCTGCCAACATCGTCTATAACCGCGACAAGGACCGCAATGCGGTGCCGGACACGCTGGATGCGGAGATCGTGCGCGATGCCGCCCGCTTCCTGCAGGACGGCGAGAAGATGCAGCTGTCTTATGCGGTGCAGAACACCCACCGCACCGTAGGCACCCGCACTTCCAGCCATATCGTGCGCAACTTCGGTATGCGGAATTCGTTCCAGCCGGATCACCTGACGGTGAAGCTGCAAGGGTCCGCCGGGCAGTCGCTGGGCGCATTTGCAGCACCGGGGTTGAAGCTGGAAGTGTCGGGCGATGCAAATGACTATGTCGGCAAGGGCCTGTCGGGCGGCACCATTGTGGTGCGTCCGCCGCAGGTGAGCCCGCTGAAAGCGTCTGAGAACACCATCATTGGCAATACTGTACTGTACGGTGCGACGGACGGTTATCTTTTCGCGGCAGGCCGCGCAGGCGAGCGGTTCGGCGTGCGCAACTCGGGTGCCACGGTTGTAATCGAAGGCTGCGGTGCCTGCGGCTGTGAGTACATGACCGGCGGTGTGGCGGTGATTCTGGGTTCGATCGGCGCCAATTTCGGCGCGGGCATGACCGGCGGAATGGCGTATCTTTACGATCCCGACGGCAAGGCGGAGACCATGATGAACATGGAATCTCTGGTCACCTGTCCGTTGACCGTGGCGCATTGGGAAGCGGAGCTGAAAACCCTGATTGCCCGCCACCTGGAGGAAACCGGCAGCCAGAAGGCCGCAGACATCCTACAGCACTGGGACATCGAGAAGGCTAATTTCCTGCAGGTCTGTCCGAAGGAGATGCTCGACAAACTCGCGCATCCTGTGATGCAGGAACAGGCGGCTGTTCCGGCAGAATAAGCCAAGCTAAAGACTTGAACACAGACCCCGCAGGCAATTGCTTGCGGGGTTTGCTTTTTGGCGGTTGGTTACCCGGGGCATGCTGGCCTATAGAGGGGTATGGCAAAGGCTGTTGCAAATAAGAAGAGAGCCAAGAGCAGTAAGAAGGCGGCAAGGCTGAAGGTTCAGCCCCTGCGCTGGCTTCGGCGCTGGCTAGTGCGGACGCTTCTGGCCGTGGCGGCGGTGTTTCTTTTCCTTATCCTGCTGTTTTCGGTGGTGAACCCGCCGGTCACCCATACGATCTGGGCTGAGCAGCGCCGTTTGGGTGAGGTCGACCGGATGTGGGTGCCGCTTGAGGAAATCGCCCCGGTGCTGACGCGCTCGGTGGTGGCCGCCGAGGATGCGCAGTTCTGCCGCCACTGGGGTTTTGATGCCCGCGCCATTCAGGCAGCGATTGAGGCGGGCGGCGCCCGCGGCGGTTCGACCATTTCACAGCAGGTGGTCAAGAATGTGTTCCTGTGGCAGGGCCGCAGCTGGCCGCGCAAAGTGCTGGAAACGCTGCTGACCCCGGCGGTCGAGGCCGTCTGGAGCAAGAAGCGCATCCTTGAGGTTTATTTGAACGTGGCCGAAATGGATGAGGGCGTATTTGGCGCCGAGGCTGCGGCGCGCAAGTATTTCGGAGTTGGCCCCAACGAACTCAGCGCCCGGCAGGCGGCGTTGATCGCTGCTGTGCTGCCCGATCCCAAGGACCGCTCCGCCCGCCGCCCCAGCAGATTTGTCCAGCGCCGTGCCGCACAGATCGCGGATGGGGCGGCCACCATTCGCGCAGATGGCCGGGCCGCCTGTTTCGAGGATTGAATCTTTCTTCTGGCCGAGGCATTGCTGGGCCATCCGCTGTATTTTTTGGAGATCCTCTGTAGCCATGGCGCGCCTTTATCACGTTCCCCTGTCCCCGTTTTGCCGCAAGGTGCGGCTGTCACTGGCGGAAAAGAAAATCGAGGTGGAACTGGTCGAGGAGCGCTATTGGGAGCAGGATGCTGATTTTCTGCGCCGCAACCCGGCGGCAAAGATCCCGGTGATCCGCCTAGATGGCAAGATGATGTCCGAAAGCGCGGCGATCTGCGAATATCTGGAAGAAACCCGGCCTGAGCCATGCTTGATGCCCCGCGATGCTGAGGGCCGCTATGAAATGCGCCGGCTGGTCAGCTGGTTCGACGACAAGTTCCACAGCGAGGTGACCTCGAAGCTGCTGTATGAGCGGGTGAACAAGAAAATTACCGGCGAAGGCTATCCTGACAGCCGCAATGTGAAGGCCGGCGCCAAGGCGATCAAGTACCATCTGGATTACATGGCCTGGTTGCTGGACCATCGGCGCTGGCTGGCAGGGGACATGATGACACTGGCGGATTTTGCAGCGGCGGCGCATCTGTCGTCTCTGGACTACATCTCGGATGTGGACTGGAACCGCTCGGCAGTGGTCAAAGACTGGTACGCCAAGATCAAGTCTCGGCCTGCGTTCCGGTCGATCCTGGCGGATCAGGTGCCTGGGTTCCGGCCGCCGCCGCATTACACCGACTTGGATTTCTGATAGGACGGAACAGGGGCGCTGCCCCTCTTGGGCCTTTGGCCCAATTCACCCCGGAGTATTTGGGACCAGAAAGAAGATGAGTGCTGCGTTGAAAGAACGGCTGGTGTCCCAGGCGCTGGCGGAGGGGTTTGTCTCTTGCAGAATATGCCGCCCGTGGGATGTGCCGCAAGTTCCTGCGCGGCTGCAGGCGTTTCTGGACGCTGGATACCACGGGCAGATGGGCTGGATGGCAGAACGGACCGCATGGCGTAGCGATCCGGCACAGCTGTGGCCCGAAGCGCAGTCGGTGATCATGCTGGCGGAAAGCTATACGCCTGAAGAGGACCCGATGGCGGTTGTGGGGCAATCTGACCGCGGCGCAGTTTCGGTTTACGCTCGCAACAAGGACTATCACGATCTGGTCAAGAAACGGCTGAAGCGGCTGGCGCGCTGGCTGATTGCAGTGGCGGCAGAGCCTTGCGAAGTGAAGGTATTTGTGGATACCGCGCCAGTACCGGAAAAAGCGCTGGGCATGGCGGCGGGCCTGGGCTGGCAGGGAAAGCATAGCAATCTGGTTAGTAGGGATTGGGGCAACTGGGCCTTTTTAGGCTCTGTTTTTACTACGCTAGAGTTGCCTGCGGATGCGGCTGAGCCGGACCGCTGCGGGTCGTGCCGGGCTTGTCTGGACAGCTGCCCGACGGATGCCTTCCCGGCCCCTTACCAAGTCGATGCCCGGCGCTGTATTTCCTACCTCACCATCGAGCACAAGGGGCCGGTGGAGGAAGAACTGCGCGCCAAACTGGGCAACCGGATCTATGGCTGCGATGATTGTCTGGCGGCCTGCCCCTGGAACAAGTTTGCCGTTGCAGCAAGTGACATGCGCTATGCTGCGCGGGACGAGCTTAAGGCGCCGAAACTAGCGGAACTGGCCGCCTTGGATGATGCGGAATTCCGGGCGATGTTTGCTGGTTCTCCCATCAAGCGGATCGGGCGCAACCGGTTTGTGCGCAATGTCTTGTATGCGATTGGCAATTCTGGCTTGCCGGAACTGCGAAAGGTGGCGCGGGGCCTGACGCAGGATCCGGATGCTGCGGTGGCAGATGCGGCGGCTTGGGCGGTTCAAAGGCTTTCGTGACGCAAACAGGATGGACGCGGCGAAAATAGGCGTTAGACCCGTTCCGGCGAACAGAGGCGGAAAGGACCGGGCATGGCGCTTTTGCTGGGTGTGGATACAGGCGGAACCTATACAGATGCGGTGCTGATCCGCGACGAAAAGGAGGTGATCGCCACCGCCAAATCGCTGACAACGCGCCAGGATCTGGCAATCGGCGTGGGCGGCGCGATCCGCGCCGTGCTGGACCAGTCCGGCGTGACGCCGGAGCAGGTATCGCTGGCCGCACTCTCCACCACGCTGGCCACCAATGCGCTGGTTGAGGGCCAGGGCGGCCGGGTGGCACTGATCTATATTGGGTTTTCCGACAACGACCTGGACCGGCACGGGCTGAAGGATGCCCTGAAGGGCGACCCGGCGCTGGTGCTGGCCGGCGGCCACACCTATGCGGGCAGCGAGGCGGCGCCGCTGGATGCTGTGGCGCTGGAAGCGTTCTTGCAAACCGAAGGGCCGGGGGTGACGGGGTTCGCGGTGGCTGGTGTTTTTGCCACCCGCAATCCGGCGCATGAGATTGAGGCAGCGCGTATTATCCATGAGATGACTGGCGCGCCAGTGACCTGTTCGCACCAGTTGTCGGCCAAGCTGAATGGGCCCAAGCGGGCGGTGACAGCGGTGCTGAATGCGCGGCTGATCGGGATGATCGACCGGCTGATCGGCCGGGCGCAGGACACGCTGCGGGATTTGGGCATCGAGGCCCCGATGATGGTGGTGCGCGGCGACGGGGCGCTGATGAGCGGCGAACAGGCGCGGGAGCGGCCGATTGAAACGATCCTGTCAGGGCCTGCGGCATCGATCGTGGGCGCGCGCTGGATGACTGGTGTTGAGCATGCGCTGGTCAGCGACATAGGCGGCACCACCACCGATGTGGCGCTGATCAAGGATGGCAAGCCGGCGATTGATCCGGCAGGCGCGCGGGTCGGCGCGTTCCGCACCATGGTAGAGGCGGTGGCGATGCGCACCACAGGTCTTGGTGGTGACAGCCAAGTGCATCTGACCACCAGCGGCCTCGCGGGAGGTTTGACGCTTGGCCCGCGCCGCGTGGTTCCGGTCTCGCTGATCGCCTCGGAAGCACCGGAAGTGGTGCATGCAGCGCTGGACGCGCAATTGCGTGCCAGTACCATCGGCGAGCATGACGGGCGATTTGTTCGCGCGGTGCCGGGCGTGCCGGTCGCGGGCCTCAGCGAGCGCGAGGCGGGACTGCTGGCGCGGATCGGGATGCATGTGCATCCTCTGGGGCAAATCTTGCGCACCCGGATGGAGCATGGCTCGTTGAACCGGCTGGTGGATCGCGGGCTGGTGCAGGTGTCGGGGGTGACGCCGTCGGATGCCAGCCATGTGCTGGGCCGGGCTGATGCCTGGGACCGGGAGGCGGCCGAGAAGGCGCTGACGGTTTTCGCCCGCCGTCGGGTGGGCAGCGGCGACATGGTGGCAAAGGATGCCGCGGGGCTGGCGCAGATGATCATCGATCAGCTCACGGAACAAACCGCTTTGACTTTGTTAGAGTCTG
Coding sequences:
- the mtgA gene encoding monofunctional biosynthetic peptidoglycan transglycosylase, which codes for MAKAVANKKRAKSSKKAARLKVQPLRWLRRWLVRTLLAVAAVFLFLILLFSVVNPPVTHTIWAEQRRLGEVDRMWVPLEEIAPVLTRSVVAAEDAQFCRHWGFDARAIQAAIEAGGARGGSTISQQVVKNVFLWQGRSWPRKVLETLLTPAVEAVWSKKRILEVYLNVAEMDEGVFGAEAAARKYFGVGPNELSARQAALIAAVLPDPKDRSARRPSRFVQRRAAQIADGAATIRADGRAACFED
- a CDS encoding glutathione S-transferase family protein, which translates into the protein MARLYHVPLSPFCRKVRLSLAEKKIEVELVEERYWEQDADFLRRNPAAKIPVIRLDGKMMSESAAICEYLEETRPEPCLMPRDAEGRYEMRRLVSWFDDKFHSEVTSKLLYERVNKKITGEGYPDSRNVKAGAKAIKYHLDYMAWLLDHRRWLAGDMMTLADFAAAAHLSSLDYISDVDWNRSAVVKDWYAKIKSRPAFRSILADQVPGFRPPPHYTDLDF
- the queG gene encoding tRNA epoxyqueuosine(34) reductase QueG, with translation MSAALKERLVSQALAEGFVSCRICRPWDVPQVPARLQAFLDAGYHGQMGWMAERTAWRSDPAQLWPEAQSVIMLAESYTPEEDPMAVVGQSDRGAVSVYARNKDYHDLVKKRLKRLARWLIAVAAEPCEVKVFVDTAPVPEKALGMAAGLGWQGKHSNLVSRDWGNWAFLGSVFTTLELPADAAEPDRCGSCRACLDSCPTDAFPAPYQVDARRCISYLTIEHKGPVEEELRAKLGNRIYGCDDCLAACPWNKFAVAASDMRYAARDELKAPKLAELAALDDAEFRAMFAGSPIKRIGRNRFVRNVLYAIGNSGLPELRKVARGLTQDPDAAVADAAAWAVQRLS
- a CDS encoding hydantoinase/oxoprolinase N-terminal domain-containing protein, producing MALLLGVDTGGTYTDAVLIRDEKEVIATAKSLTTRQDLAIGVGGAIRAVLDQSGVTPEQVSLAALSTTLATNALVEGQGGRVALIYIGFSDNDLDRHGLKDALKGDPALVLAGGHTYAGSEAAPLDAVALEAFLQTEGPGVTGFAVAGVFATRNPAHEIEAARIIHEMTGAPVTCSHQLSAKLNGPKRAVTAVLNARLIGMIDRLIGRAQDTLRDLGIEAPMMVVRGDGALMSGEQARERPIETILSGPAASIVGARWMTGVEHALVSDIGGTTTDVALIKDGKPAIDPAGARVGAFRTMVEAVAMRTTGLGGDSQVHLTTSGLAGGLTLGPRRVVPVSLIASEAPEVVHAALDAQLRASTIGEHDGRFVRAVPGVPVAGLSEREAGLLARIGMHVHPLGQILRTRMEHGSLNRLVDRGLVQVSGVTPSDASHVLGRADAWDREAAEKALTVFARRRVGSGDMVAKDAAGLAQMIIDQLTEQTALTLLESAFAEEAESFGLPENELARHVLMQRALAGHRGLVAMEASVNVDVVGLGASAHSYYPAVGERLHCNMILPQHAGVANAIGAVVGRITMRRSGTVTVPAEGKFRVHLESGPVDYQASGEALKVLEAALAEEARGAAEEAGAKDIHVHVERDIRTAQVEAREVFVEGTLTVEASGRPRVAHG